In Chelonoidis abingdonii isolate Lonesome George chromosome 9, CheloAbing_2.0, whole genome shotgun sequence, the genomic window ATCACACCACAGGCTGGACCGCTGCACTGTTCTTCGCCAGAGCCCTGTAGCCAGCCcaagctggagccccagggccttgtGCACCACACGGGATGGGGAAGAGCCCCCCAATCCCTTTGCTACATTGAAAAGGCCCCCAGCTGGTGGGGGGAGTCACCAAGCTGTCAGTGGGCTCCTGCCACCACCAGCGCGAAGGATCAGCAGGGCAAAGCTGGCTGGAGCCCCGCTGGGGggccagctcctccagctgcctaCCATGGGGGGGGTGGCCCTGCCACTCCCCCAGTGCTGAGGCTCCTGGGAAATGTTGGTGCTGAatagggggagggggactggctggcttccaCCCCAGGTTGATGGAGCTGTGCCCAGGTActgctggctggagggaagaggagccTGTACTGGGAGTACAGGGCCCTGGGGATGCTGAGCAGACTGAGGTATTAGGTGGGTGTACACCAGTGGGGGAGGCTTGGTgttatccccctcccccccaatgttCTGTGCCCATTTTATCTCTAACCCACATGCTCCTCTCCTGGGAGGCAACAGGCAGCTTcctgcccaccccagcccctgaGTAACCCTCTGGCCAGCCCACATGCAGGGCTCATTTCCTGATGCTCGTTCTCTGCTGCAGCCAGTGCATGGGGCAGGTACTGGTACAATGGCAGcactggtggggcaggggaggtgctgctgctgcacgtGTGGCTCTTCTGCTTTGTCAGCCAGTATGGCTCCTGCCTGCCATACATAGGGTTGGGATTGCTAACTTtcgaacacccctgccctgagcctccccgCTTCCTTCACTGGCTTGCCCCCACCCTcacttgggcagggggttggagtgcgggtgagtatgggctctgggtggagccagaaatgaggggttcagggtgtgggaggcagCTCCGACTGGCGGTGCAGGCTcggggggggatgaggggtttggagtgcaggagggggttctggacTAGGGTGCAggtcccaggaagcagccaccaggtccctgcagccccatggcCCATGTTCAGCCAGGGAAGCACGGAGTGctgccctcgcagctcccattggtcccagttcctggccaatgggagctgcggagtcgaCACTCAAGGCAGGGGCAGCGGGCAGAGCCTTCCTGGCTGCTCATGTgcttctgggctgcagggacctggtggtcGCTTCCTGGAGCCACatgggagcctgccttagtcctagGTCCTTGctgtgctgccaactggacttttaacagcctggtcggcAGTGCCAACTGGATGCCAAAAAccagacagttggcaaccctatgtagGGCCCAGCTGCTTCAGTGCCAGGCCTTGTGGCTTCCCTGCGCTGCTGAGCACCTGTTTTACTGACTGTCATTTCCTCACAGCCGTGTGTGGCTGAGGAAGGTGAGTGTGACTTGGCACCACGGtctgccctgcagccagctggCCAGGCTGTGCCTCGCTGTAATGTCAGGGCCTGTGGCAGCATCAGACTGCACTGGGGCGTGCTCAGAGAGCTGCTGTGGCAGCCCCATGTCACCAGAGTTCACAGCACTCTGTGCAGGGAGCCGCctgcggccctgccccaggggtcaTGGGTAAGGCTATTGCATGGGCAGGCCCCTCGTGGTACCGCCCGCTCACGGGGCTGCTCACGCTGTTCTGGGGTATACACCGTGGCTGACCTTTGCTCAGCTTGGGCCCAACCGACAGCTTAACTGCCGTGCTGAAGTGGGAATACTTCGTAATATTTGTATGAAGCTTgagtgtgcttcagtttccccacataTGCTACAGTTACCCCATGGGTGGGAAAGGactgtttgctctcagggcaggctgAGCGACGTGGGTGTTGCCCGGCTGTCTGGGCATTAGTCCCCTATCAGTGAAGCATCTGAGAAGCCAGTGGCAACCAATTGCCAGGACACTGACATCTAGCAAGCAACAACCCAGAGGGATGAGGACTTCCTCACTTCTCAGCAGGGAGGCTGAGCAACATTGCTCTCCTGGAGAAAAAGGATGGGAGGGAGTGCTGGCGGCTGGATGAGTCAGAGCTCTCACAAGCAGGTCAGCCGGAGAGACAACCAGCGCTTGAACCGCAGGCTGACCAGAAAGGTCTTTGCTTTAACCATCACTGCCCTAAAGCCTTGCTGTTGTGTGGCATTATCCTGAAAACCTGTTTTCACAGCGAAGCGTCACTGCAGCTGCTGAGTGAGGTGCATTAATCCCTGTGGAGTGGCTGAGTCTCCAGTGGACCTCGCTGAACAGAGCTCACAGGGAGGCTGCAAGCCTACAGGTCCAGCCTGAGGAGGCGGTGATGCTGCATGGCTGACCCTGGAGAAGCGGCGACACCATGAGGTCTGGCTTACTGAAGGGATTCCTCCTAGAGCCCATGCCAAAGCTGCGGCTATACCACTGATCCTGTGGATCTGCCACAGTGGCAAACGTAAACAAACCCCACCttgtccaccccaccccaccctttgtTTCTGTGCAGCTGCAGAGACATGAGAACCAGCAGTGCACTCCTCACCAAGCACCTGGTCCCTTTGCAAACAGAGGCAGGTTCACGCATGCTACAGAACCACCCCTGGGCTGAGCAGCGAAGCCATGCTGTGGGCTGCTGCACTATGGGAGACTCAGCCAGATGTCCCAGACAGGGGGCTTTGAACTGGGCTAAAAGGCAGCTACTCAGCCTGTGCAAATCTTCGTtcaggagggaagagagacactTGAGTTTCCACCTTCTTTGCTCCCTCTTGTTGTGCCCTTACAGTTCAGTAGGATCTAGTGGCCTAAGCCAGGTGTGAGACCCACTGCCAGGTGCTACCACAGAGTCATTGCCCCTTCTAAGAACCCATGTCCCAAGTCATACACACCCATCTCAGCCCTGGGAGAGCATAGTTCTCACTGCAGTGGTACTGGgcactttgttttcctttcctgctgTTTAAATGGCCCAGTCTGTTAGTCGTGTCCCATCCCTGGGCCATGTCTCCACAGGGCAGAAGTCTAGCAGgcggccaggccaggccaggccatgtGCAGTACCTTGCCCCTGGGGTTAGTGAGGCAGACCATGGTGCCATCAGGCCCTTGAGAAAGGCCTGTGTCTCTAATACTCGCCTTCTGCAGACCCAAGCATGAGCGcggctggctgctggccctgggcaATGCCCCCCTGGAGTTTGGCAATACTGACAGGTAGGTGTCCACTGCAGATTCCTCCCACCCCATGACAGGCACAAGGCTCTGCCTGCACCAAGCAACTCAGCCCCTGGACTCAGACTGGAAACAAACTCCTTTGGCACTGCCGAGTGTTGGGGGGCAGGAGTCCATCGTTCTGCTAGGAATAGGCAGGCCCCCAGTCTCATCACTGgatgagccctgcagcccctaggctaTGCCTTGTGCTGCACTCCAATTCACtagagagggagggagatgtAATAGGAACAGTCAATggacagggagggaagaggatgcAGGTCCCAGTAACCCCAGGCAGcagccaaccccctcccctaacaaTGGGGCAGCAGAGACTATAGCCTCTACCCCATCTGGCCTGACACAGCCAGCCCAGGAGGCAGCACTGCATCCTCCAGTATTCCAGGTGTTGGAAGCTTGCTGAAGGCTGCCAGAGCCATGACCCAGGGGGTGCTTGtcctgcaggggtggggagacCAACCCCGCACATCTCCCTGCAGAGACATCAGtttgctacacacacacacacacacacacacacaccagggacAGGCCTCAGGGTAAGACTCCAGCTCTTTATTCATTTTCCATACATGGCCGAGCAGCCCCCTATCCAGTGCAGAGTACTGCAGGTCCTCCGGCCCTCCCTCCCATGGCGGGGGGGCACCTAGCAGAGCAGCATGGGGAAGCCAGCTGCTTTACCACATGTAAGAaagggtagaaagaaagaaaaacaccctGAGTCTTTGCTCCCCTAACAGGCACTAGCAGTGTGTCAGGCAGCAGCAAGCATAGTGGGACCGCAGAGTGGAGCCTGATGGCCAATGCCTGCCTCtagcctgcagcagctgactcGGGGCCAGGCTGCCTGACAACAGGAATCAGCTGCTGCTTCGGGAAGGGAGGTACAGCACCAGCAGACACACTGactggcagggcagggcagggcagggcagactgGGAGGGGCACAGGCAGAAGCTTTAAAAGTCAGTTGTCAgctgtggccctgcctgctgccagcCCTGTGAATGCTGTGGCCCCTGCCAGGAGCCCTCAACTCTGGCTGAGCAGACAGCTGTGCGTGCTCCAaagggagggagttggggagtgGATAGAGAAGTTACAGAAACACCCTGGACAGAGATGCTGGGAGGCAGCATTTTAAGGTGCCAGTTACATTATTGCATAGTTTAAAAAGCCTTTTGTGCTACATCCCTTTGCCAGACCCCCTCAGGGAGCCAGCCAGACCCGCTGCAGCCTCAGGGGCTCCTTGCCAGAGTCCTAGCTGCCTGTTTGCTCATGGAAGGCACACAGAGAGGCTCAGGAGGGTGAGCCCCAGATTATCACCAGCCCCCAGCAGGAGTTCCCCTCTCCTGCTCGGGATCTCCAGGGCAGGCCCAGAGGACTGCACCTGGTTTGCATAGGAGTAAGTCCTTGGAGACAAGAGATCCCAGCATGCTTTGTGCCACGCTGatcccagcagcctctgctttGATCCAGGTATGGCTTGACAGGCTGGGACTTGTAGTCTCCGAGGGCCAGGAGTTTGTTTGAAGCACAAGGCAGCAGCATTAAGGACCCTGTGACCCTACCCCTGCAGGCCAAGAAGAGTTCAGAAGGCACAGCATACTGGGCAGGAGAGCCCTTGCCCAGTGGAGCCCTGCATAAGGCACTATGGAAGGAGTGCTCCAAGACACCGGCCTCCTAGCACGATACTGGAGTCACCAATATTATTGCATCGGTTTGCCAGAAGGGGAAGGATCCAGACACTGCTCAGAGATGGTGCAGAGCCGCACAGCAGGCTAGGAACGGACAGGTCATAGGCACAGCCAGCCACAGGACGCCTCTGCTGGAAGGGACGTAGCGCCATCACAGCACAATCTTGAAGGAACTGAAAGAGACAGTGACCAGCACATTCTCACATGCTATGCCACAGGGGAGCTACTCGCTGGGGTCTCTAGTGCTGAGCACGGGAAGGGCTGTATGCAACATGGCATGAAAGAAGCTCAGAGGGAACATGGCAGACCCAAGCAGAATGCAACTGGTGTTCAAAAGACATGATTCTAGACATCTGCCAATGGCTCGAGGGGGGTGGGTCCTGGATATCCTGAGGATGTCAGATAGCCCCCATTAAACTAGCAAAGAAACAAGCTAGAGGAGTCGAGTGGCCAGGGAAAGGGGCATGTGAGCCctggaatggggcaggagggcagTCTGGTGTGTGAGGCTCAGGACTAGAAgacaggagagctggattctccTGCTGCCATGGTGTGACTGTAGCCAAGCAAAGCCTGTGCCTCTGTCCCCCATGAAAGGAGAAGGCCCTGCCGCAGCCAGGCAGTGCTTGTTCTGTTTGTGAAGCAGGAAGGACGGGCCGGTGGTAACAAGACTGGCCTCAGAGCCATGGATTCTACTCCTAGCTGTACTACAGCCTTCGTGTGTGACTCCGGCGAGTCGCTCCCTGCCCCGCCTGCAGCATGGACAGAACAGCCCTTCCTTCCCCTACGCCAGCTGCGTTTTGTCTGCAAGCTCCTCGAGCAGGCACTGGCTCTGTCTTACATACAGCACCTGGCTGGAGATCAAACAAATGAGTGGAGCATCTGAGCACTGCCACGATACAGCTCGCTAGGAAGGGGTCAGGAGCCACAGCCCCATTGAACTGAGACTTAGGTGCTTCAGGAAGTGTTTCCCAAGCTTTGCAAGGCCTCAGTGGACAGAGCTAGAGATGAGCAAAGGTTCTTCACTGTTATAGGAGACTATTTAGACCAGTTCCCCGCTACGTCTGTGCTTTTAGCTCTGCTACCAGCTGGGAGATCTGTGCCCACTCTGCACAGAGAGTTAAGCAAACCCCCATTCCACCCACTGGCTAGCTTGCCCTGCCTAGCAAGCGCTGGATTTTCTCCAGTCAGACACTGCAGCAAGCAGTGGAGGCAGAGGTACCTGGCAAAGTCTGGTGACCGAGAAATGACATGCTGGAACTCAGAGAGGTTAATGGTCCCATCCTTGTCAATATCGGACTCCTCCAGGATCTGTCAGGGAAAGGGAAACACCAGCCCTCAAAGCCTGCTTGAGCAGCCCCACACAGCAGGTCCAGCAAGCCCCAGAGATGCAGGGCGTGTGGCACTCACATTTTGGATGAGCTGGTCCATCTCTGACTCACTCAGCCTAGTCTCATCTCCTTCCCCTGTCAGGCAGTTCACCAGCTTCTCCAGGTCCTTCCTGTCCAGGGTCCCATCGTCGTCAAAATCTTTGGGGGGAAATGTCCAGGTTATCATCAGAGGCACTTGCCCATGAGCCCCTGTTTCCATGGCTATGGCCTAGTTACACAGGAGATTTACAAGCAGGAGTGCTCCCAGAAAGGGAGTTCTTGGCTGGGCCTCAGCCTCCCCCTTGGAGCCCTTGCAGCCTCCCCCTTGGAGCCCTTCGCTGGGGTAGGGCTAGCTACCACCACAACCTGCTCCAAGAACCTCAGATTGCAGCTGGGCAAAGTCACCCATGGACAGCAGGTTCCTGACATGACCCCCTCCCTGAGAGCAACTCcggggggagcagcagccaccCCCACTCAAGTCCCACTCTGCACAGAGGGACTGGCGAAGCAGAGCATTCACCCCGGGGCCTGGCTGATCTCTACCGAAGATGCGGAAGGCGTAGTGGGATTTGATCTCTGAagtggctgagtcactgaagacacTCAGCATGTCGAGGAAGTCTTCGAAGGACATGCTGCCATCCCCATCCTCTGAGGTGGAGAAGACTCGACATATCCGGTCCCGGAACGGGTTTGCCTGTCAACACATGGAGAATCAACAACGGACTGAGGCACCAGGACTTCCCAGCAGCAGCGGGGGTTCCAGAGGGGTCAGGcagatgatcacaaaggtcccttccagccttaaaatcCCTGACTGTTCGGAGACCCTCAGAACTTCCTGTGCAATTCCATTTGCTGCTGGTTAGCCCCCTGCCATCACGTGCCTGCAGCACTTGCGTGGCCTGGGAAGCTGGGCACCACGCTGATGGACAcatcttccccagccctggcagctcAGCAGGGAATGAGAAGTGGAGCAAGCACGCCATGACTGCAACCGCCTCCCCGATCGCAGAGCGCACCCAAATGAACGGCAGCTGTCCACCAGCCAGGATCCAAGTCTTGGCCCAGGACCAAGAGATCAGTGGGACTGACCTGGTTCCTCCTAGGgccaggagggagggtggggggggtgcaCCATACCCGCAGTTCAGGCAGTGTGAGGATCTGACTCTTGGGGACTCTTTTCTGCAGgatactctctctctcctcctttgacAGCAGCTCACTGAATCTCTTGTGGGCGCTTTGGGAGACAAGAACAGTTAGAACCTGGCAGAGCTGCTAACAGTCTGGGACAGAGGCTGCTGAGCTCAGCTAGGGGCCCACCGAGGTAATTCTTCCCCAGAGCTGCCTGAAGAGGTGACTATTCTCCAGCCCTGAGCGCACACCCCATGCTGCACACAGGGGATGAGGAAGGAGGAACTGTGTTAGCTGGTCAGTCCTCAGCAGCCCGGACCTTTTCTCTGCCCTCAGCATCCACAGCTGCCGCCTATGCCAGCTCCTAGACACCACACTGTGATCCCTCTGCCCCACACCTGTCCTGTTACAGGGTGGCACTCAGACACCAGCCTATGCCACGCTGGCTGCAGAGGTTACAGGGCTGAGTGGATGCCAGGAAGGGACACAGCAGGTGGCAGCAGTGACATGTCCACACAGGACTCCCATGCACGACACTTCACAACCAGCTGCCTGTGCCAGGCACACATTGCGTTACTCGCATTCAGCCAGGGTGCCGCTGGCAACCAGGCTAGGCTGGGTTTGTCCCAACAGCTTCAAACGCAGCAAAGCAGCATTAGGCAAGGCCCCGCACAGAGCCCATGGACATTCGCAGCTACAGCatcacagcccagcccagcctggagatcttatttttccttcttcacttcaaGCAGCCCATTAATGCAGCCAGTAAAACGAGACACCACACAGAGCAGCAGGCTAGAAACACCAAGAAGCCACCACGCCCTGAAGCAAAGTCCAGCGCAGAGAGGGCTAGGTGCAAAGTGCCCTTGTGCCAGGGAACACACCAAGATGGGGAGCAAGAGCAGGAAGAGGCTCCAGTTCACAAGGGAAGCGCTACCTGGCCATTGCCCACTGCTGTACCACACTCCCCCCTGCGTCCCTCAGGCCATGCTCCCCTAGCCAGCTGCACCCACTGCAGGGTGCAGTGAAACAGATGTCAACACCCCAGCAACTTGGAGCAAAGTACCTGGGCACTGCCTCTGGCACTCGGGGCAGGAGAATGCAGGTCAGCCTACAAGCAGGTTAAGGCAACTCTGACGCTAAGGCCATACTACAGCTGGGTTTCCCTGGGGCAGCAGCCCCCACACTGGGAGACAGCAAGGCAGCACTGTTTGAATCTTGTGTAACCGTCTCACCGTCCACCAGGCAGGCCCTACAGGTGACCTAGCAGAGACCATCTAGCTTGTGCTCAGCCCTAGAGTCTGGCTGCACTCTGgggcctctgctgctgcccttccCGGTCCAGGAGCAGCAACGACAGGTCTGGACCCAGGTCCACGGAGACCCCTCCCCATGGAGCTCTGGCACCTTCGGCCTGCAATTACCCTTCCCCTGCCCATGGGGACTGTGGCTGCTAGCCCAAGGGCCAGCAGCTGAGCTGCCCCCTCATGTCTAGGCCTGGCCCCATAGCGGTGTGTGGGGCCCCGAAGGACAGCCAGCCCGAGGGGTGCTCACAGCAAGATCTCCTGCTTGCTCAGGAAGGTCAGCTCCTGCgaaagagagaaggggaaagttACCCCTGCAGCTTGGCTGAGGggggctcccagcaccagcaccGCCCACAGCCCGCCCACGGGGTCCCCCGCCGCCGAGCCCGGCAgcaaggcggggggggggcggcacctGGTACTCGCCGAGCAGGTCCCGCGGCAGCTGACTGGCCGAACCCCCCATGGNNNNNNNNNNNNNNNNNNNNNNNNNTGAGACACAGCTCCCACATGC contains:
- the CIB1 gene encoding calcium and integrin-binding protein 1, whose product is MGGSASQLPRDLLGEYQELTFLSKQEILLAHKRFSELLSKEERESILQKRVPKSQILTLPELRANPFRDRICRVFSTSEDGDGSMSFEDFLDMLSVFSDSATSEIKSHYAFRIFDFDDDGTLDRKDLEKLVNCLTGEGDETRLSESEMDQLIQNILEESDIDKDGTINLSEFQHVISRSPDFASSFKIVL